The Treponema sp. Marseille-Q3903 genomic interval TAGAACCCGTTGGGTGCATTACATATACGGGACTTGCAAGAATAATCAAATCGGCTTTGTCTATCGTCTCGGTAATAGGGTTAAGTTTGTCGAAATGCGGACATTGTTTTTCCGATTCTAAAAAACACTTTGTACAACCGGTACAAAACTCACCGAAATCTTTCGGCAAAAAAAACTCTTTTATGTTTCCTCCGACTTTCAATGCCAGATTGTTCGCAATATGATATGTTGATCCCTTATGATTTTGTCCGTGTATAATCACTGTTTCCATCGTCTAAAAATCATCTCCTCGGATTTCGATTTTGCCGATTTATACAAATTACAGTTTATCTTACTCGAGCCACTGTATAAATGCCGTTTTGTCCTCGCTGTTATACCCGGCATTTTTATAGAAATTCAATGTGCTTTCTTTTTTTGTACCCGTTAAAAGCATCATCTTATAGCAATTATTTTTAATCGCTATCTCTTTTGCATAAGCCAGACATTCCGTTGCGTATCCTTTTCCGCGGTATTCTTCATTGGTAACGACATTTTCAATAAACGCATACGGGCGCACATCCCTCGTCAAATTCGGAATGATCACACAAACACAGGACGACAGTATTTTACCGTCTATTTCATTGACGATGATAT includes:
- a CDS encoding GNAT family N-acetyltransferase, encoding MVREAVKEDLYELLNLYLFLHEKDIPKNSSRLENTWKTIIEDKNHHIIVNEIDGKILSSCVCVIIPNLTRDVRPYAFIENVVTNEEYRGKGYATECLAYAKEIAIKNNCYKMMLLTGTKKESTLNFYKNAGYNSEDKTAFIQWLE